Within Synechococcus sp. NB0720_010, the genomic segment GAGGGCCAGGGGCAGTGCGAAGGCCTCAATTGGCAGATGCCAGAGGGGATGCAGGCGGCACCAGCCCCAAAACAGACATCCCCCAAGCCAGCTGCCGCTGAAGCCCACCAGCAAGCTGCCGGTGCTGCTCAACCGTTGGTTGGGGTGCTCCGACAGGGCGATCCCCAGGAACAGCAAGGGGGCAGTAAAGAGAGCCGCAGAAAAGGGTGCCAGGCGCACCCAGGGGGCCTGAAGGAAGACCGGCAGGGCCACCAGTAGGCAGCCCGACAGCCAAAGCCCCCAGCCTTTTGCCTCGGAGCCACGGCTTGGCGTTGCCTGGGTCAGCGTCCCTGTGGTGAGGCTGGGCTGCACCCCGAGCACAACGCCTGTAACGAAAGGTATCCAACCTTAAAGGGTGCGCGGCTTCTCAAGGCCTCCCCCCGCGCATAGGGTCTGGCCTGATCCTTGCTGCCCTGCCGTGACCACCCTTCCCCCCACTGAGTCGCTGGGGGTCTTGGAGGCCTGTTGGCGTTTTTTGGTTCTCGGTGTGGTGCAGGGCCTGACGGAGTTCTTGCCCATCAGCAGCACGGCGCACCTGAAGGTGGTGCCGGTGGTCCTGCTCGGCTGGGATGATCCCGGCGTGGCGGTGACCGCGGTGATCCAGCTGGGAAGCATCGCTGCGGTGATTGGCTTCTTCCGCGATGACCTCAAACAGGTGATCCAGGCCTCCTGGCAGGCCTGGCGTGCACGGCGCTGGGAGACCCCTGAGGCGCGCTTGGGGCAGGCGATTCTTTGGGGCACCCTGCCGATCCTGGTGGCGGGCCTGGGGATCAAGCTCTTTGTTCCGGACTTTGATCAGTCCCCGCTGCGCAGCCCCACCTCCATCGGGATCGTCTCGATCGTGATGGGCCTGCTGCTGGGGCTGGCGGAGCGTTGGGGCAGCCGTCGCCGCGTTCTCGGCGATGTCGAGCTACGGGACGGCTGGCTGGTGGGCCTGGCCCAAACCTTGGCCCTGATCCCCGGGGTCTCCCGTTCGGGCAGCACCCTGACGGCCGCGCTGTTTGACGGCTGGAAGCGATCGGAAGCCGCCCGCTTTTCCTTCTTGCTTGGGATTCCGGCCATCAGCCTGGCCGGTTTGGTGGAGCTCAAGGATGCGTTTTCACAGCCAGCGGCCGGCGGGGCCCTGCCGCTGCTGGTGGGGATTGCCTCTTCGGCGGTGGTGTCTTGGCTGGCGATTGCCTG encodes:
- a CDS encoding undecaprenyl-diphosphate phosphatase — protein: MTTLPPTESLGVLEACWRFLVLGVVQGLTEFLPISSTAHLKVVPVVLLGWDDPGVAVTAVIQLGSIAAVIGFFRDDLKQVIQASWQAWRARRWETPEARLGQAILWGTLPILVAGLGIKLFVPDFDQSPLRSPTSIGIVSIVMGLLLGLAERWGSRRRVLGDVELRDGWLVGLAQTLALIPGVSRSGSTLTAALFDGWKRSEAARFSFLLGIPAISLAGLVELKDAFSQPAAGGALPLLVGIASSAVVSWLAIAWLLRFLQNHSTWWFVGYRVFFGLGVILWAARSVA